From a region of the uncultured Desulfatiglans sp. genome:
- a CDS encoding Radical SAM domain protein yields the protein MDCTTEQDGMHYEGSCIRPPSEAYSILLQVTTGCSHNKCTFCGTYKDKRFKIKDDDIILSDILFASKYMKRQDKVFLMDGDALIIPQKRLMWILDRIREHLPWVKRVGAYGNAKSIKMKSLEELIALRENGLGIIYLGVESGHDEILEKICKGTTAQNLIDMGRKVKAAGMKLSVTVLLGIAGREKSLEHARATGRLLSAMDPDYIGALTVMLIPGTVLYEEYRQGRFELLEESETLMELREMIAETNLTRGLFFSNHASNYLPVRARLPRGKQEALDTIDAALKGDVGLRPEWMRAL from the coding sequence ATGGATTGCACAACCGAACAAGATGGGATGCACTATGAGGGGAGCTGTATCCGACCCCCCAGCGAAGCTTACAGCATTCTGCTGCAGGTGACGACCGGATGCTCCCACAACAAGTGTACCTTTTGCGGCACTTATAAGGACAAACGTTTCAAGATCAAGGACGACGACATCATCCTGAGCGACATCCTGTTCGCCTCCAAGTACATGAAGCGGCAGGACAAGGTCTTCCTGATGGACGGCGATGCCTTGATCATTCCCCAGAAACGCCTCATGTGGATTCTGGACCGTATCCGGGAGCATCTACCCTGGGTAAAACGGGTCGGCGCATACGGAAACGCCAAAAGCATCAAGATGAAATCCCTGGAAGAGCTGATCGCTTTGCGCGAAAACGGCCTGGGGATCATTTATCTCGGTGTCGAAAGCGGCCATGACGAGATCCTCGAAAAGATCTGCAAGGGGACGACGGCGCAGAACCTGATCGACATGGGCAGGAAGGTCAAAGCGGCCGGGATGAAGCTTTCCGTCACGGTCCTGCTGGGTATCGCCGGCCGGGAGAAATCCCTGGAGCACGCCCGCGCTACGGGCAGATTACTGAGCGCCATGGATCCCGATTACATCGGCGCCCTCACCGTCATGCTCATCCCCGGCACCGTTTTGTACGAAGAATACCGGCAGGGGCGCTTTGAACTCCTGGAGGAAAGTGAAACCCTCATGGAGCTGCGGGAAATGATCGCCGAGACGAATCTGACCCGGGGGCTTTTCTTCTCGAACCACGCCTCCAACTACCTGCCGGTACGTGCCCGACTGCCCCGCGGCAAACAGGAAGCCCTCGACACCATCGATGCGGCGTTGAAAGGAGACGTGGGCCTGCGGCCGGAGTGGATGCGGGCCTTGTGA
- a CDS encoding Transporter, major facilitator family protein — protein MQSPASSANEGASRFTAYLGPVLFLTGMFFINFLSRIIFAPLLPTIEQDLGIGHGDAGSLFLLVSLGYFTTLLASGFISARILHRRTIILSAVCLSAALFSIASSQGLWGIRLGLFVVGMAAGLYLPSGIASITALVSPRHWGKALAIHELAPNGSFVLAPLLAELLLHWLSWRNVVIALGAATLLSAAAFSRFGKGGDFPGKAPSFAAFKDLLVLSDFWVMILLFTLGLGATMGVYTMLPLYLVAEHGMDRSVANSLIGLSRILSIGMAFVAGWACDRLGAKRTLRAVFILTGLTTLLLGLAPGRWLILVIFVQPLVAVCFFPPAFATLSAIGPPSTRNIAVSLTIPAAFIMGGGCIPLLIGMLGDGGRFPAGMMITGALVLTGALLAGLLRIQGEEKAG, from the coding sequence ATGCAATCACCTGCTTCCTCTGCAAACGAAGGCGCCAGCCGTTTCACCGCCTATCTGGGCCCGGTCCTTTTCCTGACGGGCATGTTCTTCATCAACTTCCTGTCCCGCATCATCTTCGCGCCGCTGCTGCCCACGATCGAACAGGATTTGGGCATCGGGCACGGGGACGCGGGATCGCTTTTTCTCTTAGTCTCCCTCGGCTATTTCACCACGCTGCTCGCCTCGGGGTTCATATCCGCCCGCATCCTCCACAGACGCACCATCATTCTCTCCGCCGTATGCCTGAGCGCCGCGCTTTTCTCCATCGCTTCGAGCCAGGGCCTTTGGGGCATCCGCCTCGGGCTTTTCGTCGTAGGAATGGCTGCCGGTCTGTACCTGCCATCCGGGATCGCGTCCATTACCGCCCTCGTAAGCCCGAGGCATTGGGGAAAAGCCCTCGCGATCCATGAACTGGCGCCCAACGGGAGCTTCGTGCTGGCGCCTCTCCTTGCCGAACTCCTTCTCCATTGGCTTTCCTGGCGAAATGTGGTCATCGCCTTGGGGGCCGCCACGCTCCTTTCGGCGGCGGCCTTTTCTCGCTTCGGCAAGGGGGGGGATTTCCCCGGCAAGGCCCCGAGTTTCGCGGCCTTCAAGGACCTCCTCGTCCTCTCCGATTTCTGGGTGATGATCCTGCTTTTCACGTTGGGGCTGGGCGCTACTATGGGGGTCTATACCATGCTTCCCCTCTACCTGGTGGCGGAACACGGTATGGATCGCAGTGTGGCAAACAGTCTGATCGGCCTTTCGCGCATCCTGAGCATCGGCATGGCCTTCGTCGCCGGGTGGGCCTGCGACCGCCTGGGGGCCAAACGCACCCTGAGAGCGGTCTTCATCCTGACCGGCCTGACGACCCTACTGCTCGGCCTCGCCCCGGGCCGTTGGCTCATCCTCGTGATCTTCGTGCAGCCCCTTGTGGCGGTCTGCTTCTTTCCGCCGGCCTTTGCGACCCTCTCCGCCATCGGTCCGCCCAGCACGCGCAATATCGCTGTTTCACTGACGATTCCCGCCGCATTCATCATGGGCGGAGGCTGCATCCCCCTTCTGATCGGCATGCTGGGGGACGGCGGGCGTTTTCCCGCCGGTATGATGATCACGGGGGCACTCGTCCTGACCGGGGCCTTGTTGGCAGGCCTTTTGAGAATCCAGGGGGAAGAAAAGGCGGGGTGA
- a CDS encoding conserved hypothetical protein (Evidence 4 : Unknown function but conserved in other organisms), translating into MSSLSSEGQPFFQPPLRLVAKALSGKVSMSYQVAQEVVAHCPSCKMDLMHVIVALDGQRIVRVICLTCRKEHAYHRPHEGATPESRVKKPKAPVRKRPDPKSVKWQEQWAAHPDAVPKPYSIQSVFSSGEVLEHPVFGIGFVTRIVEPGKMEVLFREGPKRLAFDRR; encoded by the coding sequence ATGTCCAGCCTGAGCAGCGAGGGACAGCCGTTTTTTCAACCGCCGCTGCGCCTCGTCGCTAAAGCGTTGTCAGGAAAGGTATCCATGTCATATCAGGTCGCACAAGAAGTTGTCGCCCATTGCCCCAGTTGCAAGATGGATCTCATGCATGTCATCGTCGCCCTCGACGGGCAGAGGATCGTGAGGGTCATCTGTCTGACGTGCCGCAAGGAGCATGCTTACCACCGCCCGCACGAAGGTGCAACCCCCGAATCACGGGTGAAAAAGCCCAAGGCACCGGTCCGAAAACGACCGGATCCCAAATCGGTCAAGTGGCAGGAGCAATGGGCCGCTCATCCCGACGCCGTTCCCAAGCCCTATTCCATCCAGTCCGTTTTTTCCTCCGGGGAGGTATTGGAACACCCCGTCTTCGGCATCGGTTTCGTCACCCGCATCGTCGAACCCGGCAAGATGGAGGTCCTCTTCCGGGAAGGACCGAAGCGGCTGGCTTTCGATCGACGGTAA
- a CDS encoding conserved hypothetical protein (Evidence 4 : Unknown function but conserved in other organisms), whose translation MATQPPKEVKINFPQGLYGGVYSNNMAVGHSREEFIMDFLMVAPPAGAVTARIIVSPGHMKRIAAALQDNLRKYEEKYGEIQQAEEPKPDIQFN comes from the coding sequence ATGGCGACGCAGCCACCGAAAGAAGTCAAGATCAATTTCCCGCAGGGTCTTTATGGAGGGGTATATTCCAACAACATGGCCGTCGGGCACAGCCGCGAGGAATTCATTATGGATTTCCTGATGGTTGCGCCGCCGGCCGGCGCCGTTACCGCGCGCATCATCGTCAGTCCGGGGCATATGAAGCGGATTGCAGCCGCCCTCCAGGACAACTTGCGGAAATACGAAGAAAAATACGGTGAGATCCAGCAGGCCGAGGAACCGAAGCCCGACATCCAATTCAACTGA
- a CDS encoding conserved membrane hypothetical protein (Evidence 4 : Unknown function but conserved in other organisms), with protein sequence MRRSTACALIFALLLPAGFSSAADTIQQSPDERFYAANQAYREARFADAARGYEALIHDGWQTGGLYFNLGNAYVKMGQPGRAILHYERARNLIPRDPDLMHNLEFARDRLVDPPSEPKGPLQAVFFWLPVFSPGEVFWGFAAINALFWGIVLLRFWLSREWLHYLFMAFGVLWLVVGLSLALKWHAAANDRRAVVLVPEAGVLAGPAEGDTVLFALHAGAILEMERCEGDWTLVHLSDKKRGWIPLKQIEAIRP encoded by the coding sequence GTGAGACGTTCGACAGCCTGCGCCCTCATCTTTGCGCTCCTCCTGCCGGCCGGTTTTTCGAGCGCGGCCGACACGATCCAACAGAGCCCGGATGAGCGCTTCTACGCCGCGAATCAGGCCTACCGCGAAGCCCGCTTCGCCGACGCGGCCCGAGGATACGAAGCGCTGATCCACGACGGATGGCAGACCGGCGGCCTTTATTTCAACCTCGGCAACGCGTATGTGAAGATGGGCCAGCCCGGCCGAGCCATTCTCCATTATGAACGGGCGCGCAATCTGATCCCCCGCGACCCCGATCTGATGCACAATCTGGAGTTCGCCCGCGATCGGCTGGTCGATCCTCCCAGCGAACCAAAGGGTCCCCTGCAGGCGGTTTTTTTCTGGCTGCCCGTCTTCTCACCGGGAGAGGTTTTCTGGGGGTTCGCCGCCATCAACGCCCTCTTCTGGGGCATCGTTCTGCTGCGCTTCTGGCTCTCGCGGGAATGGCTCCATTACCTTTTCATGGCCTTCGGGGTCCTCTGGCTCGTTGTCGGCCTGTCCCTCGCGCTGAAATGGCATGCGGCCGCAAACGACCGCCGGGCGGTGGTCCTGGTGCCGGAAGCCGGCGTCCTGGCCGGGCCGGCAGAGGGAGACACCGTGCTTTTCGCTCTGCATGCAGGAGCGATTCTGGAAATGGAGCGATGCGAAGGCGACTGGACGCTCGTTCACCTTTCCGACAAGAAGCGGGGCTGGATCCCGCTCAAGCAGATCGAGGCAATCCGCCCGTGA
- the ftsY gene encoding Signal recognition particle receptor FtsY, whose amino-acid sequence MFKFFTKKQDDKEHPVDRGEVIPDSSLHPSPPSDQEGFFSRLRAGLSKTRNGFTGRLDRLFLGKKEITQDLLEELEEILFTSDIGVATTQELIEEVQAKVARKELKDPQKLKEALKEMISAFLEVPPRPRSAPLPGEPLVIMVVGVNGVGKTTTIAKAAHRFRSEGKSVILVAADTFRAAAVEQLSIWGERAGVPVIKQQTGADPSAVAFDGVAAALGRKADVVLIDTAGRLHTRTNLMEELQKINRVIGKKLPGAPHEVWLVLDATTGQNAISQAELFNEAVNVTHIVLTKLDGTAKGGIVVGISKELAIPIKLIGIGEKMDDLRSFVPREFVQAIFE is encoded by the coding sequence ATGTTTAAATTTTTTACGAAGAAACAAGACGATAAAGAGCACCCCGTAGACCGGGGGGAGGTTATTCCGGACAGCTCCCTCCACCCGTCTCCGCCCTCCGATCAAGAGGGTTTTTTTTCAAGGCTCAGGGCAGGGCTCTCAAAGACCCGCAACGGATTTACCGGGAGACTCGACCGCCTGTTCCTCGGGAAGAAAGAGATCACCCAAGACCTCCTGGAGGAATTGGAGGAGATCCTGTTCACCTCCGATATCGGGGTGGCGACGACCCAGGAACTGATCGAAGAGGTGCAGGCGAAGGTCGCCCGCAAGGAGCTCAAGGATCCCCAAAAGCTGAAAGAGGCCCTCAAGGAGATGATCTCGGCCTTCCTGGAGGTTCCGCCCCGGCCGCGCAGTGCCCCGCTGCCCGGAGAACCGCTCGTGATCATGGTGGTGGGTGTCAATGGGGTGGGGAAGACGACGACGATCGCCAAGGCGGCGCATCGTTTCCGGAGTGAAGGGAAGAGCGTGATACTGGTGGCGGCCGATACGTTTCGGGCCGCTGCTGTCGAGCAGTTGTCGATATGGGGGGAGCGTGCCGGGGTTCCTGTGATCAAGCAGCAGACAGGGGCCGATCCCTCGGCGGTCGCCTTTGACGGTGTGGCGGCGGCCCTCGGCCGGAAGGCGGATGTGGTGCTGATCGATACGGCGGGCCGGCTGCACACGCGGACGAATCTGATGGAAGAACTTCAGAAGATCAACCGCGTCATCGGCAAGAAACTACCCGGTGCCCCTCACGAGGTCTGGCTGGTTCTGGACGCCACGACGGGGCAGAACGCCATCTCGCAGGCGGAGCTTTTCAATGAGGCTGTGAACGTGACCCACATCGTCCTCACCAAACTCGACGGCACCGCGAAAGGCGGGATCGTCGTGGGCATATCGAAAGAGCTTGCCATACCCATCAAATTGATCGGCATAGGGGAGAAGATGGATGATCTCAGGTCTTTTGTCCCCCGGGAATTCGTGCAGGCCATCTTCGAATAG
- a CDS encoding putative enzyme (Evidence 3 : Putative function from multiple computational evidences; Product type e : enzyme), producing the protein MRTHIIHIGAGELNYEIRNIIRVAERLQTLGVKINLENIGDPVAKGEKIPEWMKRIVARLAMEDCSYGYCPTQGILETRQFLAEQNNRHGGVRIAPEDIIFFNGLGDAITKVYGFLARTARIITPSPTYTTHSASEAAHAGLPAITYALDPHRDWRPNLRELRQKVRYNPTIAGILVINPDNPTGAVYTDEDLIEIVHIAKEFDLFIIADEIYQNLVFEGHRTLPLVDVIGNVPGLAMKGVSKELPWPGSRCGWIEVYNGNRDRDFAAYTRSILNAKMVEVCSTTLPQKAIPDIYRHPEYPVYLESRRRRYQRFSDLAYERLSAIPGVVVNRTKGAFYMSVVFEPGLLNDRQSLPLQNEGIRELVDELVEAPGVALDKRFVYYLLAATGLCVVPLTSFNSDLNGFRFTLLDPDEERFQNTVETLAWGVRQYVSSSSETAKISREALVLKAHATAR; encoded by the coding sequence ATGCGAACCCATATTATCCATATCGGCGCCGGTGAACTCAACTACGAGATCCGGAACATCATCCGTGTGGCGGAGCGGCTTCAGACGCTGGGCGTGAAAATCAACCTGGAGAATATCGGTGATCCGGTTGCCAAGGGGGAGAAAATCCCGGAGTGGATGAAACGGATCGTGGCGCGTTTGGCTATGGAGGACTGCTCCTACGGTTACTGCCCGACCCAGGGCATTCTCGAGACGCGCCAGTTTCTCGCCGAGCAGAACAATCGCCACGGGGGGGTCCGGATAGCCCCTGAGGACATTATTTTCTTCAACGGGCTCGGCGATGCCATTACGAAGGTATACGGGTTCCTGGCCCGGACCGCACGCATCATCACGCCTTCTCCGACCTACACGACCCATTCGGCATCTGAGGCTGCCCATGCCGGTCTGCCGGCCATTACCTACGCACTCGATCCGCACCGCGACTGGCGTCCCAACCTGAGGGAACTCCGTCAGAAGGTCAGGTACAACCCCACCATAGCCGGCATCCTGGTGATCAACCCGGACAATCCGACCGGAGCGGTGTACACCGACGAAGATCTGATCGAAATCGTGCATATCGCCAAAGAGTTCGATCTTTTCATCATTGCGGACGAGATTTACCAGAATCTGGTCTTTGAAGGACACCGGACGCTGCCGCTTGTCGATGTGATCGGCAATGTCCCGGGTCTCGCCATGAAAGGCGTCTCCAAGGAACTCCCCTGGCCGGGCTCCCGCTGCGGATGGATCGAGGTCTACAATGGAAACCGGGACCGCGATTTTGCCGCTTATACGCGGAGCATCCTGAACGCCAAGATGGTCGAGGTCTGCTCCACGACCCTGCCGCAGAAGGCCATTCCGGACATCTACCGCCATCCGGAATATCCGGTGTACCTGGAGAGCCGCCGCCGGCGCTATCAGCGGTTTTCCGATCTCGCCTACGAGCGGTTGAGCGCGATTCCGGGCGTGGTGGTGAATCGGACCAAGGGGGCGTTCTATATGTCCGTCGTTTTCGAGCCCGGTTTACTGAATGACCGGCAGTCTTTGCCTTTGCAGAATGAAGGTATCCGGGAACTCGTCGATGAACTGGTCGAGGCCCCCGGCGTTGCCCTCGACAAACGCTTCGTCTACTATCTCCTGGCGGCAACCGGCCTGTGTGTGGTGCCTTTGACCTCTTTCAATTCCGACCTGAATGGTTTCCGGTTCACCCTTCTGGATCCAGACGAGGAGCGTTTTCAGAACACCGTCGAGACGTTGGCATGGGGGGTCCGGCAGTATGTGTCCTCGTCCAGCGAAACGGCAAAGATCTCCAGGGAGGCACTGGTGCTGAAGGCGCATGCCACGGCCCGATGA
- a CDS encoding putative Cyclase family protein (Evidence 3 : Putative function from multiple computational evidences), which translates to MRTLIDLSLEIEEGMPVYPGDPATRIGVLEAPESTGEGWTVHFIRMSLHAGTHIEAPSHSIPGGKTLDGYPLEAFRGRAVAIRREEIGRTEIDAPILLVHTGMDPGTDIQGRGSAAPFTRAEMQWIADRGIRLAGFDVMSVGDIHVHRVLQERDILIVESMRGLDAVLNRSMNLYLFPLRIVGAEASPVRAVAEIVS; encoded by the coding sequence GTGAGGACGCTTATCGATTTATCGCTCGAGATTGAAGAAGGCATGCCGGTTTACCCTGGGGATCCGGCGACCCGGATAGGCGTTCTGGAGGCGCCGGAATCGACGGGAGAAGGCTGGACGGTTCACTTCATCCGTATGAGTCTTCATGCCGGGACCCATATCGAGGCCCCTTCGCACAGCATACCCGGTGGGAAGACCCTCGACGGCTACCCCCTCGAGGCATTCCGAGGTCGGGCTGTGGCGATCCGGCGGGAGGAGATAGGACGGACGGAGATCGATGCGCCGATCCTGCTGGTGCATACAGGGATGGATCCTGGGACGGATATTCAGGGCCGGGGATCGGCGGCGCCCTTTACCCGAGCCGAGATGCAGTGGATCGCGGATCGGGGCATCCGTCTTGCGGGATTCGACGTCATGAGCGTAGGGGATATTCATGTCCACCGCGTCCTCCAGGAGAGGGACATTCTGATTGTGGAATCGATGCGAGGGCTCGATGCCGTCCTGAACCGGTCCATGAACCTGTATCTTTTCCCGCTCCGGATCGTGGGCGCGGAGGCATCGCCCGTCAGGGCGGTGGCCGAAATCGTTTCGTGA
- a CDS encoding membrane hypothetical protein (Evidence 5 : Unknown function), whose translation MQDLMAVLSFAMAVIGGLAAMLGRPRDRQTLAALVGFAFLISFFIHIEKEAVLILQGACLIAFALSLLGGAIAIFGHSPEARTEAITTAIVSLATSILIVYLYL comes from the coding sequence ATGCAGGACCTGATGGCCGTTCTTTCATTTGCCATGGCCGTCATCGGCGGCCTCGCCGCCATGCTCGGCAGACCGCGCGACCGTCAAACACTCGCCGCGCTGGTGGGCTTTGCCTTCCTGATCTCCTTTTTCATACACATAGAGAAAGAGGCCGTCCTCATCCTACAAGGGGCCTGTCTTATCGCCTTCGCCCTGTCATTGCTGGGTGGAGCCATCGCCATCTTCGGGCATTCGCCCGAGGCCCGCACCGAGGCCATCACAACGGCTATCGTTTCGCTGGCGACCTCCATCCTGATTGTTTACCTTTACCTCTAA
- a CDS encoding hypothetical protein (Evidence 5 : Unknown function) has protein sequence MPFMKEDLSAPIIESMSDGLLVLNARGYIVHSNPAALETLNIQPEELFTKTYLELFMEEQENDAFNDMLFEGIQKRETRRYQEVLFRRRDGRLLDLAVTTSFLGVSDDSPGERCIVVVFKDITELKSLDRARKRVLAHLSHELKTPLSIILASFKRLIRPGDEKAADRVQRNLDRLLSIQMEVEDIVKGRPLPQSCSLSPWVDQALDLIELVAEENPEQRRALDLIRERIEHDFRFRTPAAGPVPISDILHKTVRLTREKAAARDVEIEEEIPGDALVAIDPLVIEKILTGILRNAVENTPDGGRIRVLLEIIPDAARISVTDTGTGITAESLKQIFGGFYHAKETELYSTRSPYLFGAGGKGLDLLRTKIYGEMFGFRIECQSTRCPYIPDERDLCPGAVDRCPHIADKASCFQSGGSTFTLTFPSVKSMPSSHPEADGSER, from the coding sequence ATGCCCTTCATGAAAGAAGATCTTTCCGCTCCCATCATCGAAAGCATGAGCGACGGGCTTCTGGTATTGAATGCCCGGGGGTATATCGTTCACTCCAACCCGGCTGCGCTCGAAACGCTGAATATTCAGCCGGAAGAGCTGTTCACCAAGACCTACCTGGAGCTCTTCATGGAGGAGCAGGAAAACGACGCCTTCAACGACATGCTGTTCGAAGGCATCCAGAAACGGGAGACCCGCCGCTATCAGGAGGTCCTCTTTCGCCGCAGGGACGGACGGCTGCTCGATCTTGCAGTGACCACCTCTTTCCTCGGTGTTTCCGACGACTCGCCCGGGGAACGGTGCATCGTGGTCGTGTTCAAGGATATCACCGAACTAAAATCCCTGGATCGCGCCCGGAAACGGGTCCTGGCGCATCTCTCCCATGAGTTGAAGACCCCTTTGTCGATTATCCTGGCCTCCTTCAAACGCCTCATCCGACCGGGGGATGAAAAAGCGGCAGACAGGGTCCAACGCAATCTCGATCGACTGCTGTCCATTCAGATGGAGGTCGAGGACATCGTTAAAGGCCGTCCGCTGCCGCAGTCCTGCAGCCTGTCGCCATGGGTCGATCAGGCCCTCGACCTGATAGAGCTTGTCGCCGAGGAAAACCCTGAGCAGCGCCGTGCCCTGGATCTGATCCGGGAACGTATCGAGCACGATTTTCGGTTCCGGACCCCGGCGGCGGGTCCTGTGCCGATCTCGGACATCCTTCATAAGACCGTCCGCCTCACGCGTGAAAAGGCTGCTGCGCGCGACGTGGAGATCGAAGAAGAAATCCCGGGCGACGCCCTCGTCGCCATCGACCCTCTCGTGATCGAGAAGATTTTGACGGGGATCCTGCGCAATGCGGTCGAAAACACGCCGGACGGCGGGCGGATCCGTGTGCTGTTGGAAATCATCCCCGATGCAGCCCGCATCAGCGTCACCGATACGGGGACAGGCATTACGGCCGAAAGCCTGAAGCAGATCTTCGGCGGTTTTTATCACGCCAAGGAAACCGAGCTCTATTCCACCAGGAGCCCCTACCTGTTCGGCGCCGGAGGCAAAGGGCTCGACCTTCTGCGAACCAAGATATACGGAGAAATGTTCGGGTTTCGGATCGAGTGCCAAAGCACCCGCTGCCCCTATATCCCCGATGAAAGAGATCTCTGCCCGGGCGCTGTGGACCGCTGCCCTCATATCGCCGACAAGGCGTCCTGCTTTCAGTCGGGCGGTTCGACGTTTACCCTCACGTTTCCCTCTGTGAAGTCCATGCCTTCATCCCACCCCGAGGCGGACGGCTCCGAGCGTTGA
- a CDS encoding hypothetical protein (Evidence 5 : Unknown function), which translates to MVFFANLGVNPHVCLCGDHQVASAQMLDFLDIGKKSSFPDWKLGCTGKSFPDGD; encoded by the coding sequence ATGGTCTTTTTTGCCAATCTCGGCGTCAATCCGCACGTTTGCTTGTGCGGCGACCACCAGGTCGCCTCCGCGCAAATGCTTGATTTCCTTGATATTGGCAAAAAATCCTCATTTCCGGATTGGAAACTGGGTTGTACCGGGAAATCATTTCCGGATGGAGACTAG
- a CDS encoding hypothetical protein (Evidence 5 : Unknown function) — METRSFPSGDGFWADFGVNPHVCLCGDHQVASVQTLDFLDIWQTGTRPAGVGLRT, encoded by the coding sequence ATGGAGACTAGGTCGTTCCCATCCGGAGATGGCTTTTGGGCCGATTTCGGCGTCAATCCGCACGTTTGCTTGTGCGGCGACCACCAGGTCGCCTCCGTGCAAACGCTTGATTTCCTTGATATTTGGCAGACCGGGACCCGCCCCGCAGGGGTGGGACTGCGCACCTGA